GGAGGAAGGACACCACCAGCGCCGGCACGATCAACGGATCCAGCTTCAGCCCTTCGGGTAAGTCGATGGAGCTGATTCCCATGGCTGCGGCGGCGAGGAGCACCAGGGTACACACCGTGCCAATGAGGACATTGCCAATGATCTTGCCAGCCAGGAAGTCCATGGGGCGGACGGAGGCGAGGATGATCTCGACGATGCGCGACGCCTTTTCCTCGGCCACGCGGCCGCCGATGTTGGCGGCGAAGAGCACGATCGACATCATGAGGACGAAGGCGGCAACAAGAACGCTGAGCAAGTTGAATAGGTGCTGCGGTGAGAGGCTGTCGAGCCCTTCGGAGCCGTCTTCGGCCGAGACATCGATGGTGGTGATCTCCACCGGAGTCAGCTGCTGGGCAAAGTCTGCCGGGTCGACTCCCAGGCGGGTCAACGCCTTGACCTGGGCATACGACTGGGCGATGGTGTCCACGGTGGAGAGGATGGTCGAGTCCGGGGTGCCGTCGGTAATCAGGGACCAGGCCCCATCATCGGCGGGAATGACGGCGGCGTCGGCATCACCACTGCGCACCGCCTCGGTGGCGGCGGCCTCGTCGGCAACGTCGGTCACGTGCAGCGGGGTGTCGGCGAAGATCTCCGGCGCCGTGGTGACGACGGTGGGGCCGTGGGCCGCATCCTCGGTGAACTTGTCGGCGAAGACATGCCCCGCGATGGTGCCGCCGATGATGACTACCAGCACGATGCCGAGGGTGATGAGGATGCCTCGGTTCTTCAGGGCCTGCTGGATTTCTCGCGTGGCCACGGTGGTGATGGTCGACACGGGGGAGTAGCTCATGAGGAAACAACCTCCTTGAACAGTTCGGTGAGGTCGGGGATGTCTCGTTCGAAGCGGTGGACCGGACCGGCGGCCAGCGCGGCATGCAGGATCTCCTGGTCTCGCTCCTCCGAGTCGGCTTCCAGGATCACCTTCTGGGGGTCCTCGAGCACCAGCGTGGTGCCGGGCGGATACCAGCCGCGCGCCGGGGTGGCCACAGCAAAGCGGACGGGGCCGCGGGTGCGCAGCTCAAGCACCTCGCCTTCGGCCACCATGCGTCCCTTGGTGACGATGCCGACGCGGTGGCACAGCCGCTGCACCAGATCAAGCTGGTGAGAGGAGAACATCACCGGCACGCCGGCGCGAGCGCGTTCGACGAGCATCTCGCTCATCACCGACACCGCCACCGGATCCAGCCCGGAGAACGGCTCATCGAGGATCAACAGCTCCGGATCGTGGATCAAAGCGGCGGCCAATTGGACCCGCTGCTGATTACCGAGGGACAGTTCGGAGAGCTTGTCATTGAGGCGCTCGCCAAGACCGAGCTGCTCCAGCAGCGCGGTCCCGGACTTCTTCGCCGCCGCCGCGGTCAGCCCATGCAGTTTGCCGAGGAAGACCAGCTGGTCGAGGATCTTCTCCTTGGGGTAGAGGCCACGCTCTTCCGGCATGTAGCCGATGCGGCGGCGAACGTCGTCGCTAATCGGGGCGTTGCCGTAGCGTACCTCGCCGGCGTCGGCGCTGAGCACGCCGAGCGCGATGCGCATGGTGGTTGACTTACCAGCGCCATTGGAACCGACGAAACCGTAAATCTCGCCCTCGCGGACGGAAAAGGTCATGGCGTCGAGGGCGCGGTGCTCGCCGAAGAACTTCGTGACGTGATCGATGTACAAGGTGGCCATACAGTTTCTCTCTGTTGAGTCGCGACGGGCCGGGCGTCTCCTGCCGGCGGGAGGCCACCAAGAAACGTAGTGATAATGAACACTTATTTCTTTTGTACCACCGTGGACTGAGGCAGGACTACCGAGCCCGCGCCCACGAGACTCGGTGCACAGGCAACCGGATGACCCGCTTCGACGTTGTCTCGATCGCGTCGACCTGTCCACCGGCCACCGTCACCGGGGTGACCTCTATCGTCGTGCTCACCCCACGGGCGTCGACGACGCCCACCTCCACCGGTCGCCTCGCCCGCG
Above is a genomic segment from Corynebacterium uterequi containing:
- a CDS encoding ABC transporter permease; translated protein: MSYSPVSTITTVATREIQQALKNRGILITLGIVLVVIIGGTIAGHVFADKFTEDAAHGPTVVTTAPEIFADTPLHVTDVADEAAATEAVRSGDADAAVIPADDGAWSLITDGTPDSTILSTVDTIAQSYAQVKALTRLGVDPADFAQQLTPVEITTIDVSAEDGSEGLDSLSPQHLFNLLSVLVAAFVLMMSIVLFAANIGGRVAEEKASRIVEIILASVRPMDFLAGKIIGNVLIGTVCTLVLLAAAAMGISSIDLPEGLKLDPLIVPALVVSFLLGMVFFGTLYAAAGAMVQRTEDLQSTQGPIMIFLFATMYVPMFGWQYLDATWMQVLAWVPPVSIIVAPLQYAAGHFGLWQLTASYLINAAVCALVIFIVARIYRASILNNGSKMGWFKALRTRPA
- a CDS encoding ABC transporter ATP-binding protein, which gives rise to MATLYIDHVTKFFGEHRALDAMTFSVREGEIYGFVGSNGAGKSTTMRIALGVLSADAGEVRYGNAPISDDVRRRIGYMPEERGLYPKEKILDQLVFLGKLHGLTAAAAKKSGTALLEQLGLGERLNDKLSELSLGNQQRVQLAAALIHDPELLILDEPFSGLDPVAVSVMSEMLVERARAGVPVMFSSHQLDLVQRLCHRVGIVTKGRMVAEGEVLELRTRGPVRFAVATPARGWYPPGTTLVLEDPQKVILEADSEERDQEILHAALAAGPVHRFERDIPDLTELFKEVVSS